A single genomic interval of Bacillus sp. es.036 harbors:
- a CDS encoding sulfatase-like hydrolase/transferase encodes MNRNKPLPSLFTWSKKPNFLILIDQPCDGDQSDDKKNLFMQELLLNGFEFQNHYVGSSACSPSKMTLYTGQYPSLHGVTQTRSSNQMQLNVTTIPIMEDYFRKAGYQTFWKELVDQVNDEKDQRLPSLNKNDEICEDRVVELLEKLNRKEVEETHQWVIFSSFCSRQRYGGMMNVFQMLKKTAFYQNTIVLFTSIMGQNKDTDTTPKRNNVYEKYIHVPMMIHNPGLFHGKKSTSMLTSHVDILPTMLGLAGIDEEEIHTLLSMDDAEVRPLVGRDLTPLLLGRKRFYRANEPLYFMTDEEERRELSDAGELVESLMQPNHIEAVVTTLRTGEENEQEVWKYARYYDDPQFWRVPGVSDVIMTQEKDVVPEAEERLSKWVTLTKTSPAPDEFELYNLTRDPLEEKNLADAEFETTETKAIRKVLSLILEEQRRQKRLISRSDAGNVAM; translated from the coding sequence ATGAATCGGAATAAGCCTCTACCCTCACTGTTTACGTGGTCTAAGAAGCCGAATTTTCTTATCTTAATTGATCAGCCGTGTGATGGCGATCAATCGGATGATAAGAAAAACCTCTTCATGCAAGAACTTTTGCTGAACGGCTTTGAATTTCAAAATCATTATGTTGGTAGCTCCGCCTGCTCCCCTAGTAAAATGACGCTTTATACAGGTCAGTATCCTTCCCTGCATGGTGTAACACAAACGAGAAGTTCCAATCAAATGCAGTTGAACGTTACAACCATTCCTATAATGGAAGATTACTTTAGAAAAGCAGGTTATCAAACATTCTGGAAAGAACTCGTTGACCAGGTTAATGATGAAAAGGATCAACGTTTGCCTTCACTAAATAAGAATGATGAGATTTGTGAGGATCGAGTAGTGGAACTGCTTGAAAAACTTAATCGAAAAGAAGTGGAAGAAACACACCAATGGGTGATTTTTAGCTCGTTTTGTTCAAGACAACGTTACGGTGGGATGATGAACGTATTTCAGATGTTGAAGAAGACGGCGTTTTATCAGAATACGATCGTTCTTTTTACGTCGATTATGGGGCAGAACAAAGACACGGATACAACGCCTAAGCGAAACAACGTCTATGAGAAATATATTCACGTACCGATGATGATTCATAATCCTGGCCTTTTTCATGGTAAAAAAAGCACATCGATGCTAACAAGTCATGTCGACATTTTACCAACGATGTTAGGCCTAGCAGGAATTGACGAGGAAGAGATTCACACGTTGCTAAGCATGGATGATGCTGAAGTTCGTCCGCTTGTAGGAAGAGACTTAACGCCGTTGCTTCTTGGTAGGAAGAGATTTTATCGGGCAAACGAACCGCTTTATTTTATGACAGATGAAGAAGAAAGACGAGAACTTAGTGACGCTGGAGAATTAGTTGAATCACTCATGCAGCCGAATCATATTGAAGCTGTAGTGACCACATTGCGTACTGGCGAAGAGAATGAGCAGGAAGTGTGGAAATACGCGCGCTACTACGATGACCCACAATTTTGGAGAGTTCCAGGCGTATCAGATGTGATCATGACACAAGAGAAGGATGTGGTACCTGAAGCAGAGGAACGATTATCGAAATGGGTCACCTTAACGAAGACCTCGCCCGCTCCAGATGAATTTGAGCTATATAATCTAACTCGTGATCCATTAGAAGAAAAAAACCTGGCTGATGCAGAATTTGAAACGACTGAAACGAAAGCTATTAGGAAAGTATTGTCGCTCATCTTAGAAGAGCAACGTCGTCAGAAGCGATTGATATCTAGGAGTGATGCGGGGAATGTCGCTATGTGA
- a CDS encoding NAD(P)H-dependent oxidoreductase encodes MKNILLINGHEYFPKSKGELNKTIFNEWNEVLSSDYEVKTTIVDEEYDVDQEIEKWQWADAIIMQTPIYWFSIPGNFKKYIDRVYMDKIFFIGSDRYGQGGMFTDKKYMFSLTWNAPEAAFGNEQSFFEGRDLDQAIDHLHKMNQYIGMRPLPTYSIHNVMKETNMAHYKTKLHDHYREVFGK; translated from the coding sequence ATGAAGAACATTCTATTGATTAATGGACATGAGTATTTTCCGAAGTCAAAAGGTGAGTTAAATAAAACAATTTTTAATGAATGGAACGAGGTGCTCTCCTCAGACTATGAAGTGAAAACAACGATCGTTGATGAAGAGTACGATGTCGATCAAGAAATTGAAAAGTGGCAGTGGGCAGACGCGATCATCATGCAAACGCCGATTTACTGGTTTAGTATCCCAGGTAACTTTAAGAAATACATCGACCGCGTTTACATGGACAAGATCTTCTTCATCGGTTCAGATCGCTATGGTCAGGGTGGAATGTTTACAGACAAGAAATACATGTTCTCTCTTACATGGAACGCACCAGAAGCAGCGTTTGGAAATGAACAGAGCTTCTTTGAAGGACGAGATCTTGATCAAGCAATCGATCACCTTCATAAAATGAACCAATATATAGGTATGCGTCCGCTACCAACTTACTCAATTCACAATGTGATGAAGGAAACAAATATGGCGCACTATAAAACAAAGCTTCACGATCATTACCGAGAAGTGTTTGGGAAGTAA
- a CDS encoding aldo/keto reductase → MTVQMKTLNNNIEMPELGYGVFRVEQGQELVEAVKTAIKKGYRSIDTAAIYGNEESVGQGVNQAIEEGLVTREELFITSKVWNDGLSYDETIQAYETSLSKLGLDYLDLYLIHWPGDNKYQEPWKALETLYKEKRVRAIGVSNFQVNHLEDLRKNFEITPVINQIEFHPRLTQEEVRTYCKEHNIQVEAWSPLMAGELLDNETIAGIAEKYNKSVAQVILRWDLQHNVITIPKSMNEKRIEANIDLFDFELTSEEMKQLDGLNDNARSGPHPDEFDFKM, encoded by the coding sequence ATGACTGTACAAATGAAAACATTAAATAATAATATCGAAATGCCTGAACTAGGTTACGGCGTATTCCGCGTTGAACAAGGTCAGGAATTGGTTGAAGCTGTGAAAACAGCGATTAAAAAAGGCTATCGCAGCATTGATACAGCAGCGATCTACGGTAACGAGGAAAGTGTAGGTCAAGGTGTTAACCAAGCGATTGAAGAAGGTCTTGTAACGAGAGAAGAGCTTTTCATTACTTCAAAAGTATGGAACGACGGTCTATCTTATGATGAAACGATTCAAGCTTATGAAACAAGCCTATCGAAGCTAGGTCTTGATTATTTAGATCTTTACCTGATTCACTGGCCAGGTGATAATAAATACCAGGAGCCATGGAAAGCACTTGAAACGTTATATAAAGAAAAACGAGTACGTGCAATTGGTGTAAGTAACTTCCAGGTAAATCACCTTGAGGATCTTCGCAAAAACTTTGAAATTACACCGGTGATTAACCAAATCGAATTCCACCCACGCTTAACGCAAGAAGAAGTGAGAACATATTGCAAAGAGCACAACATTCAAGTGGAAGCATGGTCACCACTTATGGCTGGTGAGCTGTTGGACAATGAAACGATCGCAGGCATTGCTGAGAAATATAACAAGTCTGTAGCACAGGTTATTCTTCGCTGGGATCTGCAGCATAACGTGATTACGATTCCAAAATCAATGAACGAAAAGCGCATTGAAGCGAATATTGATCTCTTTGATTTTGAACTCACATCAGAAGAAATGAAGCAGCTTGATGGATTGAACGACAATGCTCGTAGCGGTCCTCATCCTGATGAATTTGATTTTAAAATGTAA
- a CDS encoding DUF1659 domain-containing protein: MATSSLMDTQLRMVLEVGVDENGKSIFRSKNFNNVKTSATPDALFAVALALAPLQQHNLFAVERNDSSDLQA, encoded by the coding sequence ATGGCAACCTCATCCCTTATGGATACGCAGCTTCGCATGGTACTCGAAGTTGGCGTGGACGAAAATGGCAAATCCATTTTCCGCAGCAAGAACTTCAACAACGTGAAAACATCCGCGACACCTGATGCGCTTTTCGCCGTCGCACTAGCGCTAGCACCGCTTCAGCAACACAATTTGTTCGCAGTGGAGCGCAATGATTCGTCTGATCTTCAGGCGTAA
- a CDS encoding DUF2922 domain-containing protein, which translates to MAKTLELQFNTRDNKPFSITLSDPVEPVNPAAIATAMDTLLAQNCFTTSGGDLVSKKGARIIERNENDIIIG; encoded by the coding sequence ATGGCAAAAACACTCGAACTTCAGTTCAACACGCGTGACAATAAGCCGTTTTCAATCACGTTAAGCGATCCAGTCGAGCCTGTAAACCCGGCTGCTATTGCAACTGCGATGGATACGCTTCTTGCGCAAAACTGTTTTACGACAAGTGGAGGCGATCTTGTTTCAAAAAAAGGCGCTCGTATCATTGAGCGCAATGAGAACGACATTATCATCGGTTAA
- a CDS encoding YvrJ family protein gives MESWMSLISDVGFPVVVTLYLLHRIEQKLDTLNDTILQLPDHLNARSSNQKTG, from the coding sequence ATGGAGTCCTGGATGTCTTTGATCAGCGATGTTGGCTTTCCGGTTGTGGTCACACTTTACTTGTTGCACCGCATTGAACAGAAACTCGATACGCTGAACGATACCATTCTGCAGCTGCCAGATCACTTAAACGCTCGAAGTTCGAATCAAAAAACAGGGTGA
- a CDS encoding ArsR/SmtB family transcription factor yields the protein MEESLSPELKEAIASKENLFFEDLLVLFIEQFPYKHEIDSFFEWLGEMSAGELFERIASSLDDQRAIPTNLLAQRDRSLKLLKEWDKEYFQFHREGVLEQLTADAEIKRKMLEEEAREKVILHASRFIVESETVQNVCLIPSLHIQPMAFLDHLKDKLYITYSVKNPNNERNELLRFTKALGDEKRLKILEFLSHGTHTFTDIVSEIGMAKGNIHHHLSILRGAGLVNIHIKDERNTFYYSANKGIADEFSRMVDQFL from the coding sequence GTGGAAGAATCTCTATCACCTGAATTGAAAGAGGCGATTGCTTCAAAAGAGAATCTATTCTTTGAAGATTTACTCGTGCTGTTCATTGAACAATTTCCTTATAAACATGAAATCGATTCTTTTTTTGAATGGTTAGGAGAGATGTCGGCCGGTGAATTGTTTGAGCGGATCGCCTCTTCGCTCGACGATCAAAGGGCGATTCCTACAAATTTATTAGCGCAGCGAGATCGGTCGCTTAAGTTGTTAAAGGAATGGGACAAGGAATATTTCCAGTTTCATCGCGAGGGAGTTTTGGAGCAATTAACGGCTGATGCAGAGATTAAACGAAAGATGCTGGAAGAAGAAGCAAGAGAAAAAGTGATATTACATGCAAGCCGTTTTATCGTGGAGTCAGAAACGGTTCAGAACGTTTGCTTAATCCCTTCTCTACACATTCAACCGATGGCATTTCTCGATCATTTGAAAGATAAGCTTTATATTACTTATTCGGTGAAAAATCCTAACAATGAACGAAATGAACTTCTTCGTTTTACAAAAGCACTTGGTGATGAAAAGAGATTAAAGATCCTCGAATTTTTGTCTCACGGGACTCATACTTTCACTGACATTGTTTCTGAAATTGGGATGGCGAAAGGCAATATCCACCATCACCTTTCCATTTTAAGAGGGGCTGGATTAGTGAATATTCATATTAAGGATGAGCGAAATACGTTTTATTATAGTGCGAATAAAGGGATTGCAGACGAGTTTAGTAGGATGGTTGATCAATTTCTTTAA